In one Umezawaea sp. Da 62-37 genomic region, the following are encoded:
- a CDS encoding catalase, producing the protein MAPSKPGKLVKAALDKAVDKVAELVNPPVPGAPNSEPPALDEPTEPRGPLKPKADQTGPETVTPTGAPTGAPKLSNGQQGDYLTTSGGARIRDTDHSLKAGERGPTLLQDHHLREKITHFDHERIPERVVHARGYGAHGVFVGYGTAEPICRSAFLGDGVETPVFVRFSTVVGSRGSADTVRDTRGFSTKFYTSEGNFDLVGNNIPVFFIQDGIKFPDIIHAAKPHPDREIPQAQSAHDTFWDFVSLHTEATHHVMWQMSDRAIPRSYRTMEGFGVHTFRLVNAEGGTALAKFHWKPKLGVHSLVWEEAQMISGIDPDFHRRDLADAIESGAYPQWELGLQVFPDTPEQTFEGIDLLDPTKIVPEELAPVQPVGMLTLNRNTMNYFAETEQVAFHLGNLVPGIDVTDDPLLQARLFSYLDTQLTRLAGPNFNQIPVNRPHAPVNDMLRDGFHQHAVHGGVAPCKPNTLDGGNPFEAGVEDRPFLEVAQPLPESAKVRQSPASFADHYTQPRLFWLSLSPVEKEHVVRAFTFELGKCYEQAIKERQLAVLANVDPVLCQEVATGLGLPAPKAAERLKKATPSPALSQIGQTWPTDGRIIGIVVDPADLDGVRTVRESILAAGMVPLLIAPTGGPLDADSGLVAQRTFLTARSIEFDALLLAGSPPPGADALPARDDKAGAPGTTVDPRVILMIQECFRHAKAIGAWNNGRAALEAAGCAAGPGIVIDDQPSEVLTKMTALLGAHRVWERFPASIS; encoded by the coding sequence GCCGACCAGACCGGGCCGGAGACGGTCACGCCCACGGGCGCGCCCACCGGGGCGCCGAAGCTGTCCAACGGTCAGCAGGGCGACTACCTGACCACGTCGGGCGGAGCCCGAATCCGCGACACCGACCACTCGCTGAAGGCGGGCGAACGAGGCCCGACGCTGCTGCAGGACCACCACCTGCGCGAGAAGATCACGCACTTCGACCACGAGCGGATCCCGGAACGGGTGGTCCACGCCCGCGGCTACGGCGCGCACGGCGTGTTCGTCGGCTACGGCACGGCCGAACCGATCTGCAGGTCGGCCTTCCTGGGCGACGGCGTCGAGACGCCCGTCTTCGTGCGGTTCTCCACGGTCGTCGGCTCGCGCGGATCGGCGGACACCGTGCGCGACACCCGCGGTTTCTCGACGAAGTTCTACACCTCCGAAGGCAACTTCGACCTGGTGGGCAACAACATCCCGGTCTTCTTCATCCAGGACGGCATCAAGTTCCCGGACATCATCCACGCGGCCAAGCCGCACCCGGACCGGGAGATCCCGCAGGCGCAGAGCGCGCACGACACGTTCTGGGACTTCGTGTCCCTGCACACCGAGGCCACGCACCACGTGATGTGGCAGATGTCCGACCGCGCCATCCCCCGGTCCTACCGGACCATGGAGGGCTTCGGCGTCCACACGTTCCGCCTCGTCAACGCCGAGGGCGGCACCGCGCTGGCGAAGTTCCACTGGAAGCCGAAGCTGGGCGTGCACTCCCTGGTGTGGGAGGAAGCGCAGATGATCAGCGGCATCGACCCGGACTTCCACCGCCGCGACCTCGCCGACGCCATCGAGTCCGGCGCGTACCCGCAGTGGGAACTCGGCCTCCAGGTCTTCCCCGACACCCCCGAGCAGACGTTCGAAGGCATCGACCTGCTCGACCCGACGAAGATCGTGCCCGAGGAACTCGCGCCGGTGCAGCCCGTGGGAATGCTGACCCTCAACCGCAACACGATGAACTACTTCGCCGAGACCGAACAGGTCGCCTTCCACCTGGGCAACCTGGTACCCGGCATCGACGTCACCGACGACCCGCTGCTGCAGGCGCGGTTGTTCTCCTACCTGGACACCCAGCTGACCAGGCTCGCCGGGCCGAACTTCAACCAGATCCCCGTCAACCGCCCGCACGCGCCGGTCAACGACATGCTCCGCGACGGTTTCCACCAGCACGCCGTGCACGGGGGTGTTGCCCCCTGCAAGCCGAACACCCTCGACGGCGGCAACCCGTTCGAGGCTGGCGTCGAGGACCGGCCGTTCCTCGAGGTGGCGCAGCCGCTGCCGGAGTCGGCGAAGGTCCGGCAGTCCCCCGCCTCGTTCGCCGACCACTACACGCAGCCCAGGCTGTTCTGGCTGAGCCTCTCGCCGGTCGAGAAGGAGCACGTCGTGCGGGCGTTCACCTTCGAGTTGGGCAAGTGCTACGAGCAGGCGATCAAGGAACGCCAACTCGCGGTGCTGGCCAACGTGGATCCCGTGCTGTGCCAAGAGGTGGCCACAGGGCTCGGCCTGCCCGCGCCGAAGGCGGCCGAGCGGCTCAAGAAGGCCACCCCCAGCCCAGCTCTGTCCCAGATCGGCCAGACCTGGCCGACCGACGGGCGCATCATCGGGATCGTGGTCGACCCCGCCGACCTCGACGGCGTGCGCACGGTTCGGGAATCGATCCTCGCCGCGGGCATGGTGCCCTTGCTGATCGCGCCGACCGGCGGCCCGTTGGACGCCGACAGCGGCCTGGTCGCCCAACGCACGTTCCTCACGGCGCGGTCGATCGAGTTCGACGCCCTGCTGCTCGCGGGCAGCCCGCCGCCCGGCGCCGACGCCCTGCCCGCCAGGGACGACAAGGCAGGGGCGCCGGGAACGACCGTTGACCCGCGGGTGATCCTCATGATCCAGGAGTGCTTCCGCCACGCGAAGGCCATCGGCGCGTGGAACAACGGACGCGCCGCACTCGAGGCCGCCGGATGCGCCGCGGGGCCGGGGATCGTGATCGACGACCAGCCGTCGGAAGTGCTCACGAAGATGACGGCACTGCTCGGCGCCCACCGGGTCTGGGAACGCTTCCCCGCGTCGATCTCCTAA
- a CDS encoding GAF and ANTAR domain-containing protein, whose translation MAEALSRVARSLESEPDQQRTLAAIVTGVIAMVAGAQCAGITLVDKGVPSTVAPSNPLVTQVNALQYKTKQGPCVDAAARQGTFRTGDLALETQRWPRFVPAVTGLGVRSMLAWGLFTVGTTYGSLNVYSTEPDAFDQEAALVGELFASHAAVALAGVRRQTELHAALGTRDLIATAKGILIARHRCDPEKAFRMLAEASQNTNMKLVDVAAWLVKDAAGPN comes from the coding sequence GTGGCAGAAGCGTTGAGCCGGGTGGCGCGGTCGTTGGAGTCCGAGCCCGACCAGCAGCGCACCCTGGCCGCGATCGTCACCGGGGTGATCGCCATGGTGGCCGGGGCGCAGTGCGCGGGCATCACCCTGGTCGACAAGGGCGTGCCGAGCACGGTGGCACCGTCGAATCCATTGGTGACCCAGGTCAACGCCTTGCAGTACAAGACGAAGCAGGGTCCGTGCGTGGACGCGGCCGCCCGGCAGGGGACGTTCCGCACCGGCGACTTGGCGCTGGAAACCCAGCGGTGGCCGCGATTCGTCCCCGCCGTGACCGGGTTGGGGGTGCGGTCGATGCTGGCGTGGGGACTGTTCACCGTCGGCACCACCTACGGTTCGCTCAACGTCTACTCCACCGAACCCGACGCCTTCGACCAAGAGGCCGCGCTGGTGGGTGAACTGTTCGCCTCCCATGCCGCGGTGGCGTTGGCCGGCGTCCGCAGGCAGACCGAACTGCACGCCGCGCTGGGCACCCGCGACCTGATCGCCACCGCCAAGGGAATCCTGATCGCACGGCACCGCTGCGACCCGGAGAAGGCTTTCCGGATGCTGGCCGAGGCCTCGCAGAACACCAACATGAAACTGGTCGACGTGGCCGCCTGGCTGGTCAAAGACGCCGCTGGGCCGAACTGA
- a CDS encoding DUF6596 domain-containing protein, giving the protein MTDVHRTVDAVWKLESARIVAGLTRMVRDVGLAEELAQDALVAALEQWPAAGVPDNPGAWLTAIAKRRAVDHLRRSERLERKHELIAREPEPDPEARQDDVLRLMFISCHPVLPTAARAALTLRLIGGLTTAEIARAFLATEPTITGRIAGAKRTLAEEDVPFELPEGPELAERLSSVLGVIYLIFNEGYSATSGDDLMRPGLCLEALRLGRLLAELAPRESEVHGLVALMEIQQSRSAARTDPAGEPVQLHEQNRGRWDQLLIRRGFTAMLRAREVGGPPGRYMLQAAIAVCHAQARTAQDTDWARIAALYEALERVLPTPVVRLNRAVAVGKAHGPQTGLDLVDAVADDPALRDYHLLPGVRGDLLRTLGRHAEAHSEFHRAAALACNEPERAFLLRRADEVPVAEATGPTAGDAVRDFLGRDDLDTATVRSYWQTLRRLCRIVGERTPLAELTADQVTRAFTTAWGDAAAKTWNRHRSTVRSFGSWTDLDDLAAGLRRRAETRPRTQSLDAPRLAALWSRPDLPLRERTLWRLLHESGAAVTTVLSLDVEDLDLDDRRAQTAGTWVNWRAETARLLPLLLGDRPGGPVFLADRRPGPGRMPAAADLCPHTGRGRLSYERAEHLFKTTTGFTLRQLR; this is encoded by the coding sequence ATGACGGACGTCCACCGCACGGTCGACGCGGTCTGGAAGCTGGAGTCGGCGAGGATCGTCGCCGGCCTCACGCGGATGGTCCGCGACGTCGGCCTCGCGGAGGAGTTGGCCCAGGACGCCCTCGTCGCCGCGCTGGAGCAGTGGCCGGCGGCGGGCGTCCCGGACAACCCCGGCGCGTGGCTGACGGCCATCGCCAAGCGCCGCGCCGTCGACCACCTGCGCCGGTCGGAACGCCTGGAGCGCAAGCACGAGCTGATCGCCCGCGAGCCGGAACCGGACCCGGAGGCGCGGCAGGACGACGTGCTGCGGCTGATGTTCATCTCCTGCCACCCGGTGCTGCCCACAGCGGCCCGCGCGGCGCTGACGCTGCGCCTGATCGGCGGGCTGACGACGGCGGAGATCGCGCGGGCGTTCCTGGCGACCGAGCCGACGATCACCGGCCGGATCGCCGGGGCGAAGCGGACGCTGGCCGAGGAGGACGTGCCGTTCGAGCTGCCGGAGGGCCCGGAACTGGCCGAACGGCTGTCGTCGGTGCTCGGCGTCATCTACCTGATCTTCAACGAGGGGTACTCGGCGACCTCCGGGGACGACCTCATGCGACCGGGTCTGTGCCTGGAGGCGTTGCGGCTGGGCAGGTTGCTGGCCGAGTTGGCGCCGCGGGAGTCCGAGGTGCACGGGCTGGTCGCGCTGATGGAGATCCAGCAGTCCCGCTCCGCCGCGCGCACCGACCCGGCGGGGGAGCCCGTCCAGTTGCACGAGCAGAACCGCGGCCGGTGGGACCAGCTGCTCATCCGCCGCGGCTTCACCGCGATGCTGCGGGCGCGGGAGGTCGGCGGCCCGCCCGGCCGCTACATGCTCCAGGCGGCGATCGCCGTGTGCCACGCGCAGGCGCGGACCGCGCAGGACACGGACTGGGCTCGGATCGCCGCCCTCTACGAGGCGTTGGAACGCGTGCTGCCCACACCGGTCGTGCGCCTCAACCGCGCGGTGGCGGTCGGCAAGGCGCACGGGCCGCAGACCGGCCTGGACCTCGTCGACGCGGTGGCCGACGACCCCGCGCTGCGCGACTACCACCTGCTGCCGGGCGTCCGGGGCGACCTCCTGCGCACCCTGGGCCGCCACGCCGAAGCGCACTCGGAGTTCCACCGGGCCGCGGCGCTGGCCTGCAACGAACCCGAGCGCGCGTTCCTGCTGCGCCGCGCCGACGAGGTGCCGGTCGCCGAAGCCACCGGGCCGACCGCGGGGGACGCCGTGCGGGACTTCCTCGGCCGCGACGACCTGGACACCGCCACAGTCCGCTCCTACTGGCAGACCCTGCGGCGGCTGTGCCGGATCGTGGGCGAGCGGACCCCGCTGGCCGAACTGACCGCGGACCAGGTGACCCGCGCCTTCACCACGGCCTGGGGCGACGCGGCCGCGAAGACGTGGAACCGCCACCGCTCGACCGTCCGGTCGTTCGGCTCATGGACTGACCTCGACGACCTGGCGGCAGGGCTGCGACGCCGAGCCGAGACCCGACCCCGTACCCAATCGCTCGACGCCCCGCGCTTGGCCGCGCTGTGGAGCCGCCCGGACCTGCCGCTGCGCGAACGGACGTTGTGGCGACTCCTGCACGAGTCGGGTGCGGCGGTGACAACGGTGCTGTCCCTGGACGTTGAAGACCTGGACCTCGACGACCGCCGCGCCCAGACGGCCGGCACGTGGGTGAACTGGCGCGCCGAAACGGCCCGGCTGCTGCCGTTGCTGCTGGGCGACCGGCCCGGCGGCCCGGTGTTCCTGGCCGACCGCCGCCCCGGCCCCGGCCGGATGCCCGCGGCTGCCGACCTGTGTCCGCACACAGGGCGCGGCAGGCTGTCCTACGAACGAGCCGAGCACCTGTTCAAGACGACGACGGGCTTCACCCTCCGGCAACTCAGGTGA
- a CDS encoding YciI family protein, with amino-acid sequence MRFLMMSMANDSQPDERLFAEMAAFIDEMTASGVLLATGGLEPGGVRMTSIGDEVTVTDGPFTESKESVAGFALIEVRTKEEAIEMGRRFRRIVGDGVSVIQQVFGP; translated from the coding sequence ATGCGCTTCCTGATGATGTCCATGGCGAACGACTCCCAGCCCGACGAGAGGCTGTTCGCCGAGATGGCCGCGTTCATCGACGAGATGACCGCCTCCGGCGTCCTGCTGGCCACCGGCGGCCTCGAGCCGGGTGGTGTCCGGATGACGTCGATCGGCGACGAGGTCACCGTGACGGACGGGCCGTTCACCGAGTCCAAGGAGTCCGTGGCCGGGTTCGCGCTGATCGAGGTCCGCACCAAGGAGGAGGCGATCGAGATGGGCCGCCGGTTCCGCCGGATCGTCGGCGACGGCGTCAGCGTGATCCAGCAGGTCTTCGGGCCGTGA
- a CDS encoding DUF998 domain-containing protein, whose product MTTTFTPTTSTRSLLTCGAVAAPLWSAVSLAQVATREGFDLARHPLSMLSTGALGWVQITNFVVAGVLLVAGAVGLSRALPSRWAPRLVGVSGVGMIAAGFLVMDPGDGFPAGTSAGMSSSLTWHAYGHFAAGTITFAALIAACYVLGLHFSRTGNHRDALASRVAGTALLLGDTWAMTGGAAGSLTLAIGAITAMLWVSTVAARCRRSY is encoded by the coding sequence ATGACCACCACGTTTACCCCCACCACCTCCACCCGTTCCCTGCTCACCTGCGGCGCCGTCGCCGCGCCCCTGTGGTCGGCGGTCTCGCTGGCCCAGGTCGCCACCCGCGAGGGCTTCGACCTGGCCCGCCACCCGTTGAGCATGCTGAGCACCGGAGCGCTCGGATGGGTGCAGATCACCAACTTCGTCGTCGCGGGCGTCCTGCTGGTGGCCGGGGCGGTCGGTCTGAGCCGGGCGCTGCCGAGCAGGTGGGCACCGCGCCTGGTCGGTGTCAGCGGCGTGGGCATGATCGCCGCGGGTTTCCTGGTGATGGATCCGGGCGACGGCTTCCCCGCCGGCACGTCCGCCGGGATGTCCTCCTCGCTCACCTGGCACGCCTACGGCCACTTCGCCGCGGGCACGATCACGTTCGCCGCGCTGATCGCCGCCTGCTACGTCCTCGGCCTCCACTTCAGCCGGACCGGCAACCACCGCGACGCCCTCGCCTCCCGTGTCGCGGGCACCGCGCTGCTGCTCGGCGACACCTGGGCGATGACCGGCGGCGCGGCGGGCTCGTTGACGCTCGCGATCGGCGCCATCACCGCGATGCTGTGGGTCTCCACCGTCGCCGCCCGGTGTCGCCGCTCGTACTGA
- the pip gene encoding prolyl aminopeptidase has product MTSTSEARRYPSSEPHESGMLEVGDGHSLYWEVSGNPDGKPAVALHGGPGSGSSPRTRGLFDPDRYRVVLFDQRNSGRSTPSATDPVVDLSANTTQHLIADIEALRIHLGVERWLVWGGSWGVTLALAYAQAHPERVTGMVLSAVTNGDRSETDWITRDMGRVFPREWERFRDGVPSADRDGDLSAAYSRLLHDPDPEVRATAAHSWCEWEDTHMSLAPDATPSLSVADPAFQLTFARLVTHYWSHGCFLEDGQLLRDVERLHGIPAVLIHGRYDVSGPLGTAWALHRAWPGSELVVLDDTGHSGGGMTAAIVAATDRFARDQGE; this is encoded by the coding sequence ATGACGAGTACATCCGAGGCCAGGCGTTATCCATCGAGTGAGCCGCACGAGTCGGGCATGCTGGAGGTCGGCGACGGTCATTCGCTGTACTGGGAGGTGTCGGGCAACCCCGACGGCAAGCCCGCCGTCGCGCTGCACGGCGGTCCCGGATCAGGCAGTTCGCCGAGAACGCGGGGCCTGTTCGACCCGGACCGCTACCGCGTGGTCCTGTTCGACCAGCGCAACTCCGGGCGCAGCACCCCGTCGGCGACCGATCCGGTCGTCGACCTGTCGGCCAACACCACCCAACACCTCATCGCAGACATCGAGGCGCTGCGGATCCACCTGGGGGTCGAGCGCTGGCTGGTGTGGGGCGGGTCGTGGGGCGTCACGCTCGCCCTCGCCTACGCGCAGGCCCATCCGGAGCGGGTGACCGGGATGGTGCTCTCGGCCGTGACCAACGGCGACCGGAGCGAGACCGACTGGATCACCCGTGACATGGGCCGGGTCTTCCCGCGCGAGTGGGAACGGTTCCGCGACGGCGTCCCCTCCGCCGACCGCGACGGCGACCTGTCTGCCGCCTACAGCCGACTGCTCCACGACCCCGACCCCGAGGTCCGGGCCACGGCCGCACACAGCTGGTGCGAGTGGGAGGACACGCACATGTCGCTGGCCCCCGACGCTACGCCGTCCCTGTCGGTCGCCGACCCGGCATTCCAGCTGACCTTCGCCCGCCTCGTGACCCACTACTGGTCCCACGGCTGCTTCCTGGAAGACGGGCAGCTGCTGCGCGACGTCGAACGGCTCCACGGGATCCCCGCCGTGTTGATCCACGGACGTTACGACGTCAGCGGCCCGCTCGGCACGGCCTGGGCGCTGCACCGCGCCTGGCCAGGAAGCGAACTCGTGGTCCTCGACGACACCGGCCACAGCGGCGGTGGCATGACCGCGGCGATCGTGGCCGCCACCGACCGCTTCGCCCGTGACCAGGGCGAGTGA
- the arsM gene encoding arsenite methyltransferase: MGDQATDLRETVRQRYAATAIAVTTGGATSDCCGPDPVEVDANFGSGLYTGADRDALPAEAVAASLGCGNPTAVADLSEGERVLDLGSGGGIDVLLSARRVGPTGKAYGVDMTEEMLALALANARKAGATNVEFLKGTIEAIPLPANTIDVVISNCVVNLSVDKPAVFAEMARVLVPGGRIGISDVVAADHLTPDQRAERGSYVGCIAGALSFAEYRDQLTAAGFTDVEITSTHAVAEDMHSAIIRATAPADSPSASTAAVGP, encoded by the coding sequence ATGGGGGACCAGGCGACCGACCTGCGCGAGACGGTCCGGCAGCGCTACGCCGCCACAGCCATCGCCGTCACGACCGGCGGAGCGACGTCGGACTGCTGCGGCCCGGACCCGGTGGAGGTGGACGCGAACTTCGGGTCCGGCCTGTACACCGGCGCCGACCGCGACGCCCTGCCCGCCGAGGCCGTCGCGGCATCCTTGGGCTGCGGCAACCCCACCGCGGTCGCCGACCTGAGCGAGGGTGAACGGGTGCTCGACCTCGGGTCCGGTGGCGGGATCGACGTACTGCTCTCCGCCCGCCGCGTCGGCCCCACGGGCAAGGCCTACGGGGTCGACATGACCGAGGAGATGCTCGCCCTCGCCCTGGCCAACGCCCGCAAAGCCGGTGCCACCAACGTCGAGTTCCTCAAGGGCACCATCGAGGCCATCCCGTTGCCCGCGAACACCATCGACGTGGTGATCTCCAACTGCGTCGTCAACCTCTCGGTCGACAAACCCGCCGTGTTCGCCGAAATGGCCCGAGTGCTGGTCCCCGGCGGCCGCATCGGCATCTCCGACGTCGTTGCCGCCGATCACCTCACCCCCGACCAGCGCGCCGAACGCGGCTCCTACGTCGGCTGCATCGCCGGTGCCCTGTCCTTCGCCGAATACCGAGACCAGTTGACCGCCGCGGGGTTCACCGACGTCGAGATCACCTCCACCCACGCCGTCGCCGAGGACATGCACTCCGCGATCATCCGCGCCACCGCCCCCGCCGACAGCCCTTCCGCGAGCACGGCGGCAGTCGGTCCGTGA
- a CDS encoding metalloregulator ArsR/SmtB family transcription factor, whose product MSKQEPVTVLGETAGCCPGLLTAPLGVEQAAELAPVFKALGDPVRLRLLSMIASRAGGEVCVCELTPEFDLSQPTISHHLKLLRQAGLIDCERRGTWVYYRLLPEATDRLAALLTRPTEAAR is encoded by the coding sequence ATGTCGAAACAAGAGCCGGTCACGGTGCTCGGCGAGACCGCCGGATGCTGTCCGGGGTTGCTGACCGCGCCGTTGGGCGTCGAGCAGGCCGCGGAGTTGGCGCCGGTGTTCAAGGCGTTGGGCGATCCCGTGCGACTGCGGCTGCTGTCGATGATCGCCTCCCGCGCCGGCGGCGAGGTGTGCGTGTGCGAGCTGACGCCGGAGTTCGACCTGTCCCAGCCGACCATCTCCCACCACCTCAAGCTGTTGCGCCAAGCGGGTTTGATCGATTGCGAGCGGCGCGGCACGTGGGTCTACTACCGGCTCCTGCCCGAGGCCACCGATCGACTCGCCGCACTGCTGACCCGCCCGACCGAGGCGGCACGATGA
- a CDS encoding arsenate reductase ArsC yields the protein MFDLPEVLFVCVHNAGRSQMAAALLHHHAQGRVLVRSAGSSPADTINPAVVEVMAELGLDLSQEFPKPLTTEAVQAADVVITMGCGDACQVFPGKRYLDWRLDDPAGQDPEHVRPIRDEIARRVTALLTELEPAEA from the coding sequence GTGTTCGACCTGCCCGAGGTGTTGTTCGTGTGCGTCCACAACGCGGGCCGCTCCCAGATGGCCGCGGCCCTGCTGCACCACCACGCCCAAGGCCGCGTCCTGGTCCGCTCGGCAGGCTCCTCCCCCGCCGACACGATCAACCCGGCGGTGGTCGAGGTGATGGCCGAACTCGGACTCGACCTGTCCCAGGAGTTCCCCAAGCCGCTCACGACCGAAGCCGTCCAAGCCGCCGACGTGGTCATCACGATGGGCTGCGGCGACGCCTGCCAGGTGTTCCCCGGCAAGCGCTACCTCGACTGGCGACTCGACGACCCCGCGGGACAGGACCCCGAGCACGTCCGCCCGATCCGCGACGAGATCGCCCGACGCGTCACCGCCCTGCTCACCGAACTCGAACCCGCCGAAGCCTGA
- a CDS encoding HAMP domain-containing sensor histidine kinase: MTARARLAILYAALVLAAGILLTALTYLLMRRTGGHRISVITLSPPPDPDAMPLPPQSVKAVTLTDFVTQATIALVVVTALAAVLGWAVAGRVLRPIRVISATAQRLSAENLSERMPLTTPADELATLAATVNGMLDRIQQGITERDQVLASQRAFTANAAHELRTPLTTMRTAIDVTLDSHPDADELLAMTGDVRTAVRQNQRTLDGLLALAHSQAGIRLRHHVDLAEIMTNSLDGVNPTVQTDLRPAPVSGEPVLLERMCHNLVDNAVRHNRPGGHIEVTTGSADGQAFLRIGNSGPPIPPETVDRLREPFVRGDGARLHTNRGTGLGLSIVDAVVTAHQGTLTITARPAGGLDVAVHLPSAGHLE; the protein is encoded by the coding sequence ATGACCGCCCGCGCCAGGCTCGCGATCCTCTACGCCGCACTGGTCCTCGCCGCCGGCATCCTCCTGACCGCGCTCACCTACCTGCTGATGCGCAGGACCGGCGGCCACCGGATATCCGTCATCACCCTGAGCCCGCCGCCGGACCCGGACGCGATGCCACTGCCACCGCAATCCGTCAAAGCCGTCACCCTCACCGACTTCGTCACCCAGGCCACGATCGCACTCGTCGTGGTGACAGCGCTCGCCGCGGTACTCGGATGGGCAGTGGCCGGACGGGTGCTGCGACCCATCCGCGTCATCTCCGCCACCGCGCAACGCCTCTCCGCGGAGAACCTCTCCGAAAGGATGCCGCTCACCACACCCGCCGACGAACTCGCCACCCTGGCGGCCACCGTCAACGGGATGCTGGACCGCATCCAGCAGGGCATCACCGAACGCGACCAGGTGCTCGCGAGCCAACGCGCCTTCACCGCCAACGCCGCCCACGAACTGCGCACCCCGCTCACCACCATGCGCACCGCCATCGACGTCACCCTCGACAGCCACCCCGATGCCGACGAACTGCTCGCCATGACCGGCGACGTCCGCACCGCCGTCCGGCAAAACCAACGCACCCTCGACGGCCTCCTGGCACTGGCCCACAGCCAGGCGGGCATCCGCCTCCGCCACCACGTCGACCTCGCCGAGATCATGACCAACAGCCTCGACGGCGTGAACCCCACCGTGCAGACCGACCTACGACCCGCACCCGTCAGCGGCGAACCGGTCCTGCTGGAACGCATGTGCCACAACCTGGTCGACAACGCCGTCCGCCACAACCGCCCCGGCGGCCACATCGAGGTCACCACCGGAAGCGCGGACGGGCAGGCGTTTCTCCGCATCGGGAACAGCGGCCCACCGATCCCACCGGAGACCGTCGACCGGCTACGCGAACCGTTCGTCCGCGGCGACGGCGCACGTCTCCACACCAACCGCGGCACCGGCCTCGGTCTGTCCATCGTGGACGCGGTGGTCACCGCACACCAAGGCACCCTCACCATCACCGCCCGGCCGGCTGGTGGCCTGGACGTCGCCGTCCACCTCCCGTCCGCCGGACACCTCGAGTGA
- a CDS encoding response regulator transcription factor produces MRVLLVEDEQPLAKYIAAGLRKNGFVVDVAHDGRAALDKCVITPYDVVVLDRDLPVVHGDAVCRELAGHGTARVLMLTASGTVQDRVDGLTLGADDYLGKPFAFSELVARVRALSRRSTPATPPVLRTGDVVLDPARRTAERAGRLLHLTPKEFGVLERLLAAGGTVVSAETLLDKVWDEHTDPFTNAVRITIGTLRRKLGDPPLIETVPRAGYRTAT; encoded by the coding sequence GTGAGGGTCCTGCTGGTCGAAGACGAACAACCACTGGCCAAGTACATCGCGGCAGGCCTGCGCAAGAACGGGTTCGTCGTCGACGTAGCCCACGACGGGCGCGCCGCCCTGGACAAATGCGTCATCACCCCCTACGACGTCGTCGTCCTGGACCGGGACCTGCCCGTGGTGCACGGCGACGCGGTATGCCGCGAACTCGCCGGACACGGCACGGCGCGCGTCCTGATGCTCACCGCCTCCGGCACGGTCCAGGACCGCGTCGATGGACTCACCCTGGGCGCCGACGACTACCTCGGCAAACCGTTCGCCTTCTCCGAACTCGTCGCCCGAGTGCGCGCGCTGTCCCGCCGCAGCACACCCGCGACACCACCGGTCCTGCGCACCGGCGACGTGGTGCTCGACCCCGCCCGACGCACCGCGGAACGCGCGGGCAGGCTCCTCCACCTCACGCCCAAGGAATTCGGCGTACTCGAACGACTGCTCGCCGCAGGCGGCACGGTGGTGAGCGCGGAAACGTTGCTGGACAAGGTGTGGGACGAACACACCGACCCGTTCACCAACGCCGTCCGCATCACCATCGGCACCCTGCGACGCAAACTCGGCGACCCACCGCTCATCGAAACCGTGCCACGCGCCGGTTACCGGACCGCCACATGA